One window of the Sphaerochaeta associata genome contains the following:
- a CDS encoding DEAD/DEAH box helicase, with product MKFTELPLSEQVLKGIEAAGFTDCTEVQEKVLPVSLSHRDVMAQSKTGSGKTAVYVLTILQSFVEAQQKGKSKPKALIVAPTRELAVQIEEDTLKLASAMDDVTVGCFFGGVGYGKQDEILEKGCDIFVCTPGRILDYQKMHKIDFRQFDIFVVDEADRLFDMGFYPDIQKMFSLLRGCTERQTMLFSATLGTKVRNLAWSFMNEPVELEVQPEEITVKAITQELFHVSKSEKFGLFLKLMKKEDPENCLIFTNTKARCIEVSKRLSLNGYPTKYLMGDMPQTKRLQTLDRMKEGKIKFLVATDVAARGLQIDDLQLVVNYDIPDDFESYVHRIGRTARAGKSGKSITLADEEYVFNLEPIENYIQMKIPVIWPEEGDLPQVEDASASYSFRDLVSNDEYASSPARSKGGLRPRGRKGPLPRAKREERPRMGRKTDESNETRNRRPRVEQARPAETRRRRPGSKSYAEIQNLSLEERLAYYKQQYQNEGGQVSPPQTSLVPRTPVKKAAAAPVAKEQDQAKKPEQKLGFFARLFRRKK from the coding sequence ATGAAATTTACTGAACTACCCTTAAGTGAGCAAGTGCTCAAAGGCATTGAGGCTGCGGGTTTCACCGATTGTACGGAAGTACAAGAAAAGGTGCTCCCGGTCAGTCTTTCCCATCGTGATGTCATGGCCCAGTCCAAGACTGGAAGCGGAAAAACCGCAGTGTATGTGCTGACCATTCTTCAGTCATTCGTCGAAGCCCAACAGAAGGGCAAAAGCAAACCCAAGGCCCTCATCGTAGCCCCTACCAGAGAACTTGCCGTGCAGATCGAGGAAGACACCCTCAAACTCGCTTCTGCAATGGATGATGTAACGGTGGGGTGTTTTTTTGGCGGTGTTGGCTACGGCAAGCAGGATGAGATTCTGGAAAAGGGGTGCGATATCTTTGTCTGTACTCCCGGTCGTATCCTGGACTACCAGAAAATGCACAAGATTGATTTCCGTCAGTTTGACATCTTCGTCGTTGATGAAGCGGACCGACTCTTCGATATGGGGTTCTACCCCGATATCCAAAAGATGTTCAGCCTGCTCAGGGGCTGCACCGAGCGGCAGACCATGCTTTTCTCCGCCACCTTGGGCACCAAGGTCCGCAACCTTGCTTGGTCTTTCATGAATGAGCCGGTTGAGCTTGAGGTGCAACCCGAGGAGATTACCGTCAAGGCAATCACCCAGGAGTTGTTTCATGTATCCAAGAGTGAGAAGTTCGGTCTCTTCCTGAAGCTGATGAAAAAAGAGGATCCTGAGAACTGCTTGATTTTCACCAATACCAAGGCCCGCTGCATTGAAGTCTCCAAGCGTCTTTCGCTCAACGGGTATCCAACCAAGTATCTGATGGGTGATATGCCGCAGACAAAACGACTTCAAACGCTCGATCGAATGAAAGAGGGGAAGATCAAGTTCCTTGTGGCCACCGACGTTGCCGCACGCGGACTGCAGATCGATGACCTTCAGTTGGTTGTAAACTACGACATCCCCGATGACTTTGAGAGTTATGTACACCGCATCGGCCGAACCGCAAGGGCAGGCAAGAGCGGCAAGTCCATCACTTTGGCCGATGAAGAGTATGTATTCAACCTGGAGCCTATCGAAAATTACATCCAGATGAAAATTCCGGTAATCTGGCCTGAAGAGGGGGACCTTCCTCAGGTTGAGGATGCAAGTGCTTCCTACTCGTTCCGTGATTTGGTGAGCAACGATGAGTATGCATCATCTCCTGCTCGTTCCAAGGGCGGTCTTCGGCCGAGAGGCAGGAAGGGTCCGCTGCCCAGGGCAAAGAGGGAAGAACGCCCGCGTATGGGTAGAAAGACAGACGAGAGCAACGAGACCAGAAACAGAAGGCCGCGCGTGGAGCAGGCTCGTCCGGCGGAGACCCGTCGCAGGAGACCAGGTTCGAAGAGCTATGCAGAGATTCAGAATCTTTCCCTCGAAGAGAGACTGGCCTACTACAAGCAGCAGTATCAAAATGAGGGAGGACAGGTCAGTCCACCTCAAACGAGCCTAGTTCCCAGAACCCCTGTAA
- a CDS encoding aminotransferase class IV, whose translation MEGVHAIHNGQVILAKDAVVPVTLREVQFGFSTYEALRVVKGHAVHLDDHLIRLENSCRGIKLSHPFTKEQISTWVYNLIDVDAIEQASLRIQLYGGKDPQLFVLASSLLSYPDEYYTQGVGAITFAGERLYPSCKTGNLLLNYMALEQARSLGCFEALLVDRHHKVLEGTRSNFFAFKGKELYTASDEQVLLGITRDRVLKAAVRLGFRIVFDAPDADEVGKGVFDEAFISSTSMAAMPLSRIDSRNFSGSYEKTLAIMRLVRSWELDD comes from the coding sequence ATGGAAGGTGTTCATGCCATACATAATGGACAGGTGATTCTTGCCAAGGATGCGGTTGTCCCGGTCACGCTCAGGGAGGTCCAATTCGGTTTCTCCACCTATGAAGCCCTGAGGGTCGTCAAGGGTCATGCAGTGCATCTCGACGACCATCTGATCCGACTTGAGAACTCCTGCCGGGGCATCAAGCTCTCCCATCCCTTCACCAAGGAGCAGATCAGCACCTGGGTCTACAATCTGATCGATGTCGATGCAATCGAGCAAGCCTCCTTGAGAATTCAGCTCTATGGGGGCAAGGACCCGCAGTTGTTTGTGCTTGCATCCTCTCTGCTCTCCTATCCCGACGAGTATTATACCCAGGGAGTCGGGGCTATAACGTTTGCAGGCGAGCGCTTGTATCCTTCGTGCAAGACCGGAAATCTATTGCTCAACTACATGGCCCTTGAGCAGGCCCGCAGCCTAGGTTGCTTTGAAGCCTTGCTGGTTGACCGTCATCACAAGGTCTTGGAAGGGACGAGAAGCAATTTCTTTGCTTTCAAGGGCAAAGAGCTGTATACGGCCTCCGATGAGCAGGTGTTGCTGGGTATCACCCGAGACCGGGTGCTGAAGGCCGCCGTTCGGTTGGGATTCCGGATTGTCTTTGATGCTCCCGATGCGGATGAAGTAGGTAAAGGGGTATTTGATGAAGCCTTCATCAGCTCCACCAGCATGGCGGCCATGCCGCTTTCCAGGATAGACAGCCGTAATTTTTCTGGTTCGTATGAAAAAACCCTTGCCATCATGCGTCTTGTCAGAAGTTGGGAACTGGACGATTGA
- a CDS encoding DNA translocase FtsK, with protein MKGRKGRLSLVLGVSCLTASLLVTALIVLPLLGVTNTLLVQVHALVSRIFSFTIVPSRFGLAPLALLLLIWSIMIFSFRSKKHFSYILIPLTAVMTYTLYTLSHLLQESSRPFFSSVLLSSSSDLRSASFKVVLLFLAETALFVLFTLLSDALDRYRAAKLEREERRRQALELKAEQQKQNEQKKPKKHSLFGKRSKRKEAANETLDEEEHVTLVKKPVVKETVEEGDELGRQQVNFPPIAEVPSLGSLSKRRSSVSKPLERDIIQVEEIQVNGKVSIGALHTLTEERKRNNGLSYLERKQLELAQAKTEEQPQPKQPVQLSGFLQGALEAVGKAPHKKHDKNMEPKGRARGMLAEAVEQHQTRADEPVPVASSQADDTLSIRERILSVQYEEKPSQPLFTPEEPAAKPAPLVEKRPVVQPTFFAQSTAKPINGGFSEDVPMSEEPAVEEEDLLEPASGVGGLSGSALINQSRIRYQFPSDSMLVTYPKVSDVIDETTLKRGEVLVTTLQQFNIIVELVNIVRGPTVTMFELLPAPGIRVNSIVNLADNIALALAATQVRIVAPIPGKSAVGVEIPNLKRDIIGFREMLGSLSDGLGIPMVLGRNLMGEPIVIDVIKAPHLLIAGSTGSGKSVCVNSLICSVLFRRSPKQVRMILVDPKIVELNIYNGIPHLLTPVITEAKRTLKALDFCLYEMDRRYKLLQGINVRNIIGYNEKIETSRLAREKLPYILVVIDEFADLMHLVGKDMESKVSRLAAMSRAVGIHLVLATQRPSVDVITGVIKNNIPTRIAFAVTSATDSRIILDEQGADKLLGKGDMLYMSSSNPAAERIQGSFLSDHEVEEVVKFVSSQGVPDFIDESFFEDEEQKASGSEGEDGVDANDDDELMQRALSIVVERKCASASYLQRRLKIGYNRAARLVEQMEEMGYVGPPNGSKPRELIKYP; from the coding sequence GTGAAGGGAAGGAAGGGTCGATTGTCATTGGTTTTAGGAGTCAGTTGCCTGACAGCATCACTTTTGGTGACTGCTCTCATCGTGCTGCCGCTTTTGGGAGTGACCAATACGCTGTTGGTGCAGGTGCATGCACTTGTAAGCCGCATCTTCTCCTTCACCATCGTTCCTTCCCGCTTCGGACTGGCCCCGCTTGCTTTGCTGCTGCTTATCTGGAGCATCATGATCTTCAGCTTCCGCTCCAAGAAGCATTTCTCGTATATCCTCATCCCGCTCACAGCCGTCATGACCTACACCCTGTACACCCTTTCCCACCTGTTGCAGGAGAGCAGTCGTCCTTTTTTCTCAAGCGTTTTACTCTCCTCTTCAAGCGACCTGCGCAGTGCATCTTTCAAGGTGGTGTTGCTTTTCCTGGCTGAAACAGCCTTGTTCGTACTCTTTACCTTGCTCAGCGATGCCTTGGACCGGTATCGTGCAGCCAAACTGGAGCGGGAGGAACGCCGACGACAGGCCTTGGAACTGAAAGCCGAGCAACAAAAGCAGAACGAACAGAAAAAACCGAAAAAGCACTCCTTGTTCGGGAAGCGGTCAAAACGAAAGGAAGCAGCGAATGAGACCCTTGATGAGGAAGAGCATGTCACACTGGTGAAAAAGCCGGTTGTAAAGGAGACGGTTGAGGAGGGCGACGAGCTCGGTCGGCAACAGGTCAATTTCCCTCCCATCGCCGAAGTTCCTTCCTTGGGCAGCCTTTCCAAACGTCGCTCATCCGTTTCCAAGCCTTTGGAACGGGATATCATCCAGGTTGAGGAGATCCAAGTAAACGGCAAGGTCAGCATTGGAGCGTTGCACACCCTTACCGAAGAGCGAAAACGCAACAATGGTCTTTCCTATCTTGAGCGCAAGCAGCTTGAGCTTGCGCAGGCCAAGACAGAGGAGCAACCCCAACCCAAACAACCGGTGCAACTGTCGGGCTTTCTTCAAGGTGCCTTGGAAGCAGTGGGCAAGGCCCCTCATAAGAAGCATGACAAGAATATGGAGCCGAAGGGCAGGGCGAGAGGAATGCTTGCAGAGGCAGTCGAGCAGCATCAGACCAGGGCGGATGAACCCGTTCCGGTTGCTTCCAGTCAAGCCGATGATACGCTTTCCATCAGGGAGAGGATTCTGTCGGTGCAATACGAGGAGAAGCCTTCCCAACCCCTTTTTACACCGGAGGAGCCGGCCGCCAAGCCTGCCCCGCTTGTCGAGAAGAGACCTGTTGTTCAACCCACCTTTTTTGCCCAGAGTACGGCAAAGCCGATCAACGGGGGCTTCAGTGAGGATGTCCCGATGAGCGAAGAACCTGCCGTTGAAGAGGAGGACCTGCTTGAACCTGCCAGCGGGGTGGGCGGCCTTAGTGGCAGTGCCCTGATCAACCAGAGCCGCATCAGATACCAATTCCCCTCCGACTCCATGCTGGTGACCTATCCCAAGGTATCTGATGTCATCGACGAAACCACGCTCAAACGGGGGGAAGTGCTTGTAACCACGTTGCAGCAGTTCAATATCATTGTCGAGTTGGTCAATATCGTACGAGGCCCGACGGTTACCATGTTCGAGTTGCTTCCCGCTCCGGGGATACGAGTCAACTCCATCGTCAATCTCGCTGATAACATCGCCCTTGCTTTGGCCGCCACCCAGGTGCGCATCGTAGCCCCGATTCCCGGCAAGTCGGCGGTCGGGGTGGAGATTCCCAACCTAAAGCGGGACATCATCGGCTTTCGGGAGATGCTGGGCTCGCTTTCCGACGGTCTTGGCATTCCGATGGTACTCGGGCGCAACCTGATGGGAGAGCCCATCGTCATTGATGTGATCAAGGCTCCGCACCTGCTGATCGCCGGCTCCACCGGCAGTGGAAAGAGCGTCTGTGTCAATTCGCTGATTTGTTCGGTTCTCTTCAGGCGCAGCCCCAAGCAGGTGCGAATGATTCTGGTCGATCCGAAGATTGTCGAACTGAACATCTATAATGGCATTCCTCATCTGCTGACTCCGGTCATCACCGAAGCGAAGCGGACCCTCAAAGCCCTGGATTTCTGTCTGTACGAGATGGATAGACGCTACAAGCTGCTTCAGGGCATCAATGTCCGAAACATCATCGGGTACAACGAAAAGATAGAGACCAGTCGTTTGGCACGAGAGAAACTGCCGTATATTTTAGTGGTCATCGATGAGTTTGCCGACCTGATGCACCTCGTAGGCAAGGACATGGAAAGCAAAGTCAGCCGTCTTGCAGCCATGAGCCGGGCGGTGGGCATCCATTTGGTGCTGGCCACCCAGCGTCCTTCTGTAGACGTCATCACCGGTGTCATCAAGAACAACATCCCAACCCGTATTGCCTTTGCTGTAACCAGCGCCACCGACAGCCGCATCATCCTCGACGAACAGGGGGCCGATAAACTGCTTGGCAAAGGTGATATGCTCTATATGTCAAGCAGCAATCCTGCGGCTGAACGCATCCAGGGTTCCTTCCTCAGCGATCATGAGGTCGAGGAGGTTGTAAAATTCGTATCGAGTCAGGGTGTTCCCGATTTCATCGATGAGTCTTTCTTCGAGGATGAGGAACAGAAAGCCTCGGGGAGCGAAGGGGAAGATGGCGTAGATGCAAATGACGATGATGAGCTCATGCAGCGGGCATTGTCGATAGTCGTCGAGCGCAAGTGCGCATCAGCCTCCTACTTGCAGAGAAGATTGAAGATAGGGTACAACCGGGCTGCACGTCTGGTCGAACAGATGGAAGAGATGGGATATGTGGGGCCTCCCAATGGAAGCAAACCCCGCGAATTGATCAAGTATCCCTGA